The genome window AACGAAATGGACTTTGATATTTTATTTGTAGACGGCCATACAGAAAAAATGATGATTCCTCATATTCATATGGGAGATAAGACATTTGTATTTATGGCAGATTTGCTTCCTACAGTAGGACACCTGCCATTACCTTATGTGATGGGGTACGATACCAGACCATTATTGACGCTTGGAGAAAAAGAAAAATTTCTTAATGAGGCGGCAACTAAAGGCTATTACCTTATTTTAGAGCATGACCCTTTTAACGAAATCATCACTGTAAAACACACTGATAAAGGGGTGAGATTAGACCAAACCTTTACTTTTAAAGACTTATTTTAAAAATTAAATGAACTCAATAATTAATAACAAATGAAGTATTCAAATTTTAAATCGACTTTGTTAACCATTGCAGCAGCAGGTTTATTAGCTAGTTGTGGTAGTGGTGGAGCAATAGTCTCGCCACCTATAGGAAATATAGACAGTATACCTTTAAAAACGCAAGCACTCACGGAGGTGCAGGCAAAAAACTGGAAAGACTATGACCTTGTTACAGATACCATTCCTGGAATGAGTATCGATAAAGCATACACAGAATTGCTCAAAGGTAAAAAAGGTAAAACCGTGGTAGTAGCGGTAATTGACTCTGGTATTGATATCGAGCACGAAGATCTGGATGGAGTGATCTGGACCAATACGGATGAAATTCCTAATAACGGGAAAGATGACGATAACAATGGCTATATTGATGATGTTCACGGATGGAACTTTCTAGGAGATATCGTAGATGAAAACCTAGAATACGAGCGTATCGTAAGAGATAAAGCAAAGCTTCCCGCAGACATAGTTGCCAAAGCACAAAAGGAATATGATCAAAAACTTGAGGAAGCACAACAAGGAAAACAGCAATACGAGCAAATTTTACAACAAGTAAATGGAGCAGATAAAGTTATAGTAGCTCATCTAGGTAAAGCCACATATACTCCAACAGAACTAGAAGCAATAAAGTCTGATGATGAAGCTGTTGTAAACGCAAAAGGGTTACTGGCTTATATTTATTCTCAAGGATTAAAAGATACTAAGGATGCAAAAGAAACTTTAACCAAGATCATTGCTGACGCTACAGCGCTTCTTAATGGTGAAAAGTTAAAGACTAATTACCGTATGGACATCCTTAATGACGATCCTTATGTGTGGGACACTCCAGTATATGGGAACAATGAATATTCAGGTCCAGATCCAGAAAAAGCAGATGTTTTTCACGGTACCCACGTGGCAGGAATCATCGCTGCAGAGCGCGATAACGGTCTAGGGGTAAACGGTGTTGCAAATAATGTGGAGATCATGGTGCTAAGAGCTGTTTCTCAAGCAGACGAGTATGACAAAGATATTGCTAAAGCCATACGTTATGCTGCAGATAATGGAGCTACAATAATTAATGGAAGTTTTGGAAAATACCACTCCCCAAATGCACAGTGGGTTTGGGACGCGATCAAATATGCCGAATCTAAAGACGTACTTTTTGTAAATGCCGCGGGTAATGAAGGAATTGATACTGATTTTACTCAGGTATATCCACAAGATCAAGTTCTTGCTGGTGCAGAGATCTCTGATAATTTTTTAACCGTAGGAGCATTGAATTTTGAATACGGCTCTGGTTTAGTAGCAAATTTTTCAAACTACGGTAAGAGTAGTGTAGATGTATTTGCTCCTGGAGTTGCTATTTATTCTACATGGATCGATAATGAATACAATAGTATAGGTGGTACTTCTATGGCTTCTCCTGCTGTAGCAGGTGTAGCTGCGGTGATTAGATCTCAATATCCTAAACTAACCGCTTCACAAGTAAAGCATGTCATTATGGACAGTGGTTTAACAACCAGTGCCAGAGTGGTGTTAGGTGGTGATGCAGAAGACACCAAAGCATTTGGTGAAATAACAGTTTCCGGTAAAATGGTCAACTTATATAACGCGTTAATTCTTGCTTCTAGAATATAGTATGATAGTATCTTAACAGTATAAAATAGCGGTCCGTTTTAATTCTAAAACGGACCGCTATATTTTGACTAAAAATGTCTTTTTTTTTAAAGGAGAACTAAAACTGATGTTTTTACGTTAATACAACTGTGAAGTTTCCATTTTTGAGCGCTTGAACAGGTAGAATTTAGTGATAATGGTTTACTTAATTTTATTTGTCGTTTTTAATTACCGTTTAAAAAATAAAAAACACCGACGAAATACAGCAAATAAAAATATAATCAACAGATGACACATCTTTTTTGCCGTATTTCATTTTAATTTTTACATTCGCAACCGACAATGATGAACATGATATTAACAAATTTTAACTTTTTTTGCGTGATGTTGCTTCAGCGGGTTCCACCGCCGCCAAATGTTCCCGGCAAAAATGGTCCCACTCCACCTGGGGATATAGTGCCTTTAGATACTAATATTTGGATTTTATTGATCATAGCAATCGTTATGATAGCCTATGTAACACTGCCTAGACTAAAAAAAGCTGCTTAAAGGCTCATCAGTCTTTTTACGTACTTTCCTATTACGTCAAATTCTAAATTTACCTGATCACCTTTTGATAAGGTTTTGAATCCAGTGTGCTCATAAGTGTATGGAATGATCGCAACTGAAAAGGAATCGAGTTTGGAATCTACTACCGTAAGGCTTACTCCATTGATACAAATACTTCCCTTTTCAATAGTTACGTTGTTCAGCTTTGAATCGTATTTAAAACTAAACCTCCATGAA of Nonlabens sp. Ci31 contains these proteins:
- a CDS encoding S8 family peptidase: MKYSNFKSTLLTIAAAGLLASCGSGGAIVSPPIGNIDSIPLKTQALTEVQAKNWKDYDLVTDTIPGMSIDKAYTELLKGKKGKTVVVAVIDSGIDIEHEDLDGVIWTNTDEIPNNGKDDDNNGYIDDVHGWNFLGDIVDENLEYERIVRDKAKLPADIVAKAQKEYDQKLEEAQQGKQQYEQILQQVNGADKVIVAHLGKATYTPTELEAIKSDDEAVVNAKGLLAYIYSQGLKDTKDAKETLTKIIADATALLNGEKLKTNYRMDILNDDPYVWDTPVYGNNEYSGPDPEKADVFHGTHVAGIIAAERDNGLGVNGVANNVEIMVLRAVSQADEYDKDIAKAIRYAADNGATIINGSFGKYHSPNAQWVWDAIKYAESKDVLFVNAAGNEGIDTDFTQVYPQDQVLAGAEISDNFLTVGALNFEYGSGLVANFSNYGKSSVDVFAPGVAIYSTWIDNEYNSIGGTSMASPAVAGVAAVIRSQYPKLTASQVKHVIMDSGLTTSARVVLGGDAEDTKAFGEITVSGKMVNLYNALILASRI